A single region of the Manihot esculenta cultivar AM560-2 chromosome 12, M.esculenta_v8, whole genome shotgun sequence genome encodes:
- the LOC110627530 gene encoding uncharacterized protein LOC110627530 gives MAKGSCRGLKICCGVTAIFLIIFAVIFTSLALTIFKPKDPKIIAHSFGLNNFESGNFTANVTLSLVITIENPNYGSFMFRNSTGYVNYHEDLVAEIPIDGCFVPSHSTVNIPTSGALMEDKLLENPYLLPDIMAGSLNFTSSAVIYGKVSVLKILKLHATAYISCDISIFVPSQDIESTCNSKFKL, from the coding sequence ATGGCAAAGGGTTCCTGCAGAGGCCTGAAAATATGCTGTGGTGTGACAGCAATTTTCCTGATAATTTTTGCTGTTATTTTCACATCTTTAGCACTTACCATATTCAAGCCTAAAGACCCTAAAATCATCGCTCACTCTTTTGGTTTAAACAACTTCGAATCAGGAAATTTTACAGCAAATGTCACGTTGAGTTTGGTTATTACTATTGAAAACCCTAATTATGGGAGCTTCATGTTCAGGAACTCTACTGGGTACGTCAATTATCATGAAGATCTTGTCGCCGAAATTCCCATTGATGGATGCTTTGTTCCTTCTCATTCCACGGTTAATATCCCAACTTCCGGTGCGCTAATGGAAGATAAGCTGCTGGAAAATCCATATTTGCTGCCGGATATTATGGCTGGGAGCTTGAACTTTACATCGTCAGCAGTTATATATGGGAAAGTGAGTGTGTTGAAGATCTTGAAATTGCATGCTACTGCTTATATTTCATGTGATATCTCTATATTTGTTCCAAGTCAGGATATTGAGTCTACTTGTAATTCTAAATTCAAGCTTTAA